A single genomic interval of Streptomyces sp. BA2 harbors:
- a CDS encoding alpha/beta fold hydrolase, translating to MPELRRVSVNGVELNVALAGSGPAVLLLHGFPHTWELWTDIMADLSDRYRVIAPDLRGFGASSPAASGYDAGTLAEDAAALLTKLGVSSAAVVGIDAGTPPAFLLALRHPGLVRRLVVMESVLGGLPGAEDFLADGPPWWFGFHTAAPGLAETVLEGHEAAYIDWFLHTGTLGDGVPPAIRDAFVHAYTGSHALNRAFSYYRALPESALQISHAVTTARLTVPTMAVGAQPVGAALERQLRPVTDDLTGHVIEDCGHIIPLHRPNALLMLLNPFLAGEDAIAA from the coding sequence ATGCCCGAACTGCGACGCGTCTCTGTCAACGGTGTCGAACTCAACGTGGCCCTCGCCGGATCTGGCCCGGCCGTCCTGCTACTGCATGGCTTTCCGCACACCTGGGAGCTATGGACAGACATCATGGCCGACCTGTCCGACCGCTACCGCGTCATCGCGCCGGACCTGCGCGGATTCGGCGCGAGCAGCCCGGCCGCCTCCGGGTACGACGCCGGCACCCTGGCCGAGGACGCCGCAGCGCTTCTCACCAAGCTCGGTGTGTCTTCTGCTGCAGTGGTGGGGATCGACGCGGGTACCCCGCCGGCCTTCCTCCTCGCCCTACGCCACCCCGGTCTCGTCCGACGCCTGGTCGTCATGGAGTCCGTGCTGGGCGGGCTACCCGGCGCCGAGGACTTCCTGGCCGACGGACCGCCGTGGTGGTTCGGCTTCCATACCGCCGCGCCCGGACTCGCCGAGACCGTACTGGAAGGCCACGAGGCCGCCTACATCGACTGGTTCCTGCACACCGGCACGCTCGGCGACGGAGTGCCTCCTGCCATCCGGGACGCCTTTGTCCACGCATACACGGGCAGCCACGCGTTGAACCGCGCGTTCTCGTACTACCGGGCCCTGCCGGAAAGCGCACTGCAGATCTCGCACGCCGTCACCACCGCCCGCCTGACGGTGCCGACAATGGCGGTGGGCGCCCAACCTGTCGGCGCTGCACTGGAACGCCAACTCCGCCCCGTCACCGACGACCTCACCGGCCACGTCATCGAGGACTGTGGCCACATCATCCCACTGCACCGACCGAACGCCCTGCTCATGCTGTTGAATCCGTTCCTGGCCGGTGAGGACGCGATTGCGGCATGA